From a region of the Actinopolymorpha singaporensis genome:
- a CDS encoding LysM peptidoglycan-binding domain-containing protein → MSNSASVVYLEDFVSRRAGGAPGRGRRHLSPVAPPVRPGDVQAGDVQAGDVQAGDVRPFLRMRPWQVPEGATRTAVPGVTRADLREEAGGRLRPTPTPQPPAVRRRPPRPRGVRSCVLPAGGRGAGSSLRLTRRGRLVLTTMTALAALALAGVLGLLAQAVLDAAPAAGAAGPTATTTITVEPGETMWGIATQLTPNTDPRATIDEIARLNDLSRAGDLRVGQRLIVPVQAR, encoded by the coding sequence ATGAGCAACAGCGCGTCGGTGGTCTATCTCGAGGACTTCGTGTCCCGTCGGGCCGGCGGTGCTCCGGGCCGCGGCCGCAGGCACCTCAGCCCGGTCGCGCCGCCCGTACGCCCAGGTGACGTCCAGGCCGGTGACGTCCAGGCCGGTGACGTCCAGGCCGGTGACGTCCGCCCCTTCCTGCGGATGCGCCCGTGGCAGGTGCCGGAGGGTGCCACCCGGACTGCTGTGCCAGGCGTGACCCGGGCGGACCTGCGCGAGGAGGCGGGCGGGCGGCTGCGGCCCACCCCCACCCCGCAACCGCCTGCCGTTCGTCGACGTCCGCCGCGTCCGCGCGGCGTGCGGTCGTGCGTGCTCCCGGCCGGCGGGCGCGGCGCCGGTTCCAGTCTTCGTCTCACGAGGCGGGGGCGGCTGGTCCTGACCACGATGACGGCGCTGGCAGCGCTCGCGCTCGCCGGTGTCCTCGGGCTCCTGGCCCAGGCCGTGCTCGATGCCGCGCCCGCCGCTGGTGCGGCCGGCCCGACGGCCACGACCACGATCACGGTGGAGCCGGGGGAGACGATGTGGGGAATCGCCACCCAGCTCACCCCGAACACCGACCCGCGGGCGACCATCGACGAGATCGCCCGGCTCAACGACCTCTCCCGCGCCGGTGACCTCCGGGTCGGCCAGCGGCTGATCGTCCCTGTCCAGGCCCGCTGA
- a CDS encoding S9 family peptidase, with the protein MTYDAVPLIPRAVLFGNPTYASPTVSPDGTLLGFLAPEEGVLNVWVGPVDRPHEATPLTHDRGQGIRVFGFCHDDRTLFYLQDADGDENWRLHLLDLTDGRERCVTPYDNVQVRVLGHNRWHPTTMLLGINKDRPELHDVYELDLETDELHKRIENPGFVGWLADTDLEVRGAASITEDGGAVYYLADKAGDFHPWLEVSAEDTNTTSPLGFSRDGRTLYLVSSVGFNAARLVEVDLAEAEREAELVDGQGDGQAGADGSSQRVLAGDDAYDVGGVEFDPQTRAPQAVIFDKDREVWEYVDEDFGRAVEEVRSALGIDGELGITRSERSERTWLVSVVPSDGPVRYYLYDRPTKSLKFLFSHKPDLAGYPLAPMEPFAFTARDGLEIHGYLTFPPETERRDLPAVLNVHGGPWARDSWGYNAEAQWLANRGYVSVEINYRGSTGYGKAFGNAGNKQWGRSMHTDLLDAVEHLVGQGLVDRERVGIMGGSYGGYAALAGAAFTPEAFRCAVDLCGPSNLLTLLSSIPPYWKPLVAMMYAKVGDPETEKDMLWERSPLSRVDDIAIPVLVAQGANDPRVKQAEAEQIVEALKAKGVPHEYLLFPDEGHGLARPENREIYYAAAERFLAEHLGGRTES; encoded by the coding sequence ATGACCTACGACGCCGTTCCGCTCATCCCCCGCGCGGTCCTGTTCGGGAACCCGACCTACGCGAGCCCCACGGTCTCCCCCGACGGCACGCTGCTCGGCTTCCTCGCTCCCGAGGAGGGCGTGCTGAACGTCTGGGTCGGCCCGGTCGACCGCCCGCACGAGGCGACGCCGCTCACCCACGACCGCGGCCAGGGCATCCGGGTCTTCGGCTTCTGCCACGACGACCGGACCCTGTTCTACCTCCAGGACGCCGACGGCGACGAAAACTGGCGCCTGCACCTGCTCGACCTCACCGACGGCCGCGAGCGGTGTGTCACGCCGTACGACAACGTTCAGGTCCGAGTTCTCGGCCACAACCGCTGGCACCCGACGACGATGCTGCTCGGCATCAACAAGGACCGGCCCGAGTTGCACGACGTCTACGAGCTCGACCTGGAGACCGACGAGCTGCACAAGCGGATCGAGAACCCCGGCTTCGTGGGCTGGCTGGCCGACACCGATCTGGAGGTGCGTGGCGCGGCCTCGATCACCGAGGACGGCGGCGCGGTCTACTACCTCGCCGACAAGGCCGGCGACTTCCACCCCTGGCTGGAGGTGTCGGCCGAGGACACCAACACGACCAGCCCGCTGGGCTTCTCCCGCGACGGCCGCACCCTCTACCTCGTCTCGTCGGTAGGGTTCAACGCCGCCCGGCTGGTCGAGGTCGACCTGGCCGAAGCCGAGCGGGAAGCCGAACTAGTCGACGGACAGGGCGACGGACAGGCGGGCGCGGACGGCAGCTCACAGAGGGTGCTCGCCGGGGACGACGCCTACGACGTCGGCGGGGTGGAGTTCGACCCGCAGACCAGGGCGCCGCAGGCGGTGATCTTCGACAAGGACCGCGAGGTCTGGGAGTACGTCGACGAGGACTTCGGCCGGGCGGTGGAGGAGGTACGTTCCGCGCTGGGGATCGACGGTGAGCTCGGGATCACCCGCTCCGAACGCAGCGAACGCACCTGGCTGGTCTCGGTGGTGCCCTCCGACGGCCCGGTGCGCTACTACTTGTACGACCGGCCGACGAAGAGCCTGAAGTTCCTGTTCTCCCACAAGCCGGACCTCGCGGGCTATCCGCTGGCTCCGATGGAGCCGTTCGCGTTCACCGCCCGGGACGGGCTGGAGATCCACGGCTACCTGACGTTCCCGCCCGAGACCGAACGCCGCGACCTGCCGGCGGTGCTCAACGTCCACGGCGGGCCGTGGGCCCGCGACAGCTGGGGCTACAACGCCGAGGCGCAGTGGCTGGCCAACCGCGGCTACGTCAGCGTGGAGATCAACTACCGCGGCTCCACCGGCTACGGCAAGGCGTTCGGCAACGCCGGCAACAAACAGTGGGGCCGGTCGATGCACACCGACCTGCTGGACGCCGTCGAGCACCTCGTCGGCCAGGGCCTGGTCGACCGGGAGCGAGTGGGCATCATGGGCGGCTCCTACGGCGGCTACGCGGCGCTCGCCGGCGCGGCGTTCACCCCGGAGGCGTTCCGCTGCGCGGTCGACCTGTGCGGGCCGTCCAACCTGCTCACCCTGCTCAGCTCGATCCCGCCGTACTGGAAGCCGCTGGTGGCGATGATGTACGCCAAGGTGGGTGACCCGGAGACCGAGAAGGACATGCTCTGGGAACGCTCGCCGCTGTCCCGCGTCGACGACATCGCCATCCCGGTGCTGGTTGCCCAGGGTGCGAACGATCCGCGGGTGAAGCAGGCAGAGGCCGAGCAGATCGTGGAGGCGCTGAAGGCGAAGGGCGTGCCCCACGAGTACCTCCTGTTCCCGGACGAGGGGCACGGGCTCGCCAGGCCCGAGAACCGCGAGATCTACTACGCCGCGGCCGAGCGCTTCCTGGCCGAGCATCTCGGCGGACGCACGGAGTCCTGA
- the lexA gene encoding transcriptional repressor LexA: MPKRKNTATESSTATVRELPDGPPDATGLTPRQRRILEVIRDSVETRGYPPAMREIGDLVGLTSSSSVAHQLRVLETKGFIRRDPNRPRALEVLAPSPSTRRPSLSGVPAYDETDSGEDRPAPAFVPVVGRIAAGGPILAEQSVEEIMPLPRQLVGEGELFLLRVRGDSMVEAAICDGDWVVVRQQPEAESGEIVSAMIDGEATVKTYRPRDGKVWLVPHNPAYEPIPGDDAVILGKVVAVLRRV, from the coding sequence ATGCCCAAGCGGAAAAACACGGCGACCGAGTCCTCGACGGCGACCGTCCGGGAGTTGCCCGACGGCCCACCCGACGCGACCGGACTCACTCCACGCCAGCGTCGCATCCTCGAGGTGATCCGCGACTCGGTGGAGACGCGCGGATATCCCCCCGCGATGCGTGAGATCGGCGACCTCGTGGGCCTCACCTCGTCCTCGTCGGTCGCCCACCAGCTCAGAGTCCTGGAGACCAAGGGGTTCATCCGCCGTGACCCCAACCGGCCCCGCGCGCTCGAGGTGCTCGCACCCTCACCGTCCACAAGGCGGCCGTCCCTGTCGGGCGTGCCGGCCTACGACGAGACCGACAGCGGCGAGGACCGCCCTGCGCCGGCGTTCGTGCCCGTGGTGGGGCGGATCGCCGCCGGTGGCCCGATCCTGGCCGAGCAGTCGGTCGAGGAGATCATGCCGCTGCCGCGGCAACTCGTCGGCGAGGGCGAGCTCTTCCTGCTCCGCGTCCGAGGTGACTCGATGGTGGAGGCGGCCATCTGCGACGGTGACTGGGTGGTCGTACGCCAGCAGCCGGAGGCGGAGTCGGGCGAGATCGTCTCGGCGATGATCGACGGCGAGGCGACCGTGAAGACGTATCGCCCCCGTGACGGCAAGGTGTGGCTGGTGCCGCACAACCCGGCTTACGAGCCCATCCCTGGAGACGACGCGGTCATCCTCGGTAAGGTCGTCGCCGTCCTACGTCGCGTCTGA
- a CDS encoding GIDE domain-containing protein: MITTETLSAQELGALQQAAVQAAGPGAFRYRVEVTGRLCAGGSGPLTSELAKVDCVWHRHVVTRKYWETRRDSKGSTRRVSRTEIMSQHTSGQPFLVQDPSGVVTVYPGGVLVDGAQKVLDRFERDTRGGATTLQLGKFRMSIPSDDSGTDGYQYEEWVLRPGRRVYVLGEASDATGELAVTEPQIVSTRTEAELLARSRSRQRTFTIAALVAAAVGLASAVVGVFQMFG, from the coding sequence ATGATCACCACCGAGACCCTGAGCGCACAGGAGCTTGGTGCCCTCCAGCAGGCTGCCGTACAGGCCGCCGGCCCGGGCGCCTTCCGCTACCGGGTCGAGGTGACCGGTCGGCTGTGCGCCGGTGGGTCCGGACCGCTGACCTCCGAGCTCGCGAAGGTCGACTGCGTGTGGCACCGGCATGTGGTGACGCGGAAGTACTGGGAGACCCGGCGCGACAGCAAGGGGAGCACCCGGCGGGTCAGCCGAACCGAGATCATGTCCCAGCACACCTCCGGTCAGCCCTTCCTCGTGCAGGACCCGAGCGGTGTGGTCACCGTGTACCCGGGCGGCGTCCTGGTCGACGGGGCACAGAAGGTGCTCGACCGGTTCGAGCGGGACACCCGCGGGGGAGCGACCACCCTGCAGCTCGGAAAGTTCCGCATGAGCATCCCGAGCGACGATTCGGGTACCGACGGATACCAGTACGAGGAGTGGGTCCTGCGTCCGGGCCGGCGGGTCTACGTTCTCGGTGAGGCGAGCGACGCAACCGGCGAGCTCGCCGTCACCGAGCCCCAGATCGTCAGCACGCGAACCGAGGCCGAGTTGCTCGCGAGGTCACGCTCTCGGCAACGGACGTTCACGATCGCGGCCTTGGTCGCGGCGGCAGTCGGCCTCGCCTCGGCCGTGGTCGGCGTGTTCCAGATGTTCGGCTGA
- the hflX gene encoding GTPase HflX, with amino-acid sequence MTLRREEHTDADRLPVTAQTVPADDADLRLTVVDREFPVDDPATGELDLEDRQALRRVAGFSTQLTDITEVEYRRLQLERVVLVGVWTGGSIADAENSLRELKLLSETAGAEVLEGLIQRRSRPDQATYIGRGKVEELRDEVIATGADTVICDGELSPAQLRNLEERVKVKVIDRTALILDIFAQHAKSREGKAQVELAQLSYFLPRLRGWGGNLSRQAGGRAGGGTGGVGVRGPGETKIELDRRRIRTRMAKLRRDIEAMKTGRSTKRQRRRRNAVPSVAIAGYTNAGKSSLLNRLTGAGVLVEDALFATLDPTTRRATTSDGRLFTLTDTVGFVRHLPHQLVEAFRSTLEEVAEADLVVHVVDGSHADPTGQISAVREVLAEAGAGDLPEIVAINKADLADPIELARLQTLVPRSVVVSARTGAGIPELLEMIGAELPHPEVEVSALVPYARGDLVAKVHEHGEVIEVEHTADGTRLRARVDPGLAATLNGFATA; translated from the coding sequence ATGACACTACGACGCGAAGAACACACCGACGCCGACCGTCTGCCCGTGACGGCACAGACGGTTCCGGCGGACGACGCTGACCTGCGCCTCACGGTGGTCGACCGGGAGTTTCCGGTGGACGACCCCGCGACAGGCGAGCTGGACCTGGAAGACCGCCAGGCCCTCCGGCGGGTGGCCGGATTCTCCACCCAGCTCACCGACATCACCGAGGTCGAGTACCGCCGGCTCCAGCTGGAGCGCGTGGTGCTCGTCGGGGTGTGGACCGGTGGAAGCATCGCCGATGCGGAAAACTCCCTCCGCGAGCTCAAGCTGCTGTCCGAGACGGCCGGCGCGGAGGTGCTGGAAGGGCTGATCCAGCGCCGCAGCCGACCCGACCAGGCGACCTACATCGGGCGCGGAAAGGTCGAGGAGCTGCGCGACGAGGTGATCGCCACCGGCGCCGACACCGTGATCTGCGACGGTGAGCTGAGCCCCGCCCAGCTGCGCAACCTGGAGGAGCGGGTCAAGGTCAAGGTCATCGACCGCACCGCGCTGATCCTCGACATCTTCGCCCAGCACGCCAAGAGCCGCGAGGGCAAGGCGCAGGTCGAGCTGGCCCAGCTTTCCTACTTCCTTCCCCGCCTGCGTGGCTGGGGTGGCAACCTTTCCCGTCAGGCCGGCGGTCGTGCCGGCGGCGGCACCGGCGGCGTCGGTGTACGCGGACCCGGTGAGACGAAGATCGAGCTCGACCGGCGCCGCATCCGCACCCGGATGGCCAAGCTCCGGCGCGACATCGAGGCCATGAAGACCGGCCGCAGCACCAAGCGGCAGCGGCGCCGCCGCAACGCCGTGCCCTCCGTCGCGATCGCCGGGTACACGAACGCCGGCAAGTCCTCGCTGCTCAACCGGCTCACCGGCGCCGGGGTGCTGGTCGAGGACGCGCTGTTCGCCACGCTGGACCCGACGACCCGGCGGGCCACCACCTCCGACGGGCGGCTGTTCACCCTGACCGACACGGTCGGCTTCGTCCGGCATCTGCCGCACCAGCTGGTGGAGGCGTTCCGGTCGACGCTGGAGGAGGTCGCAGAGGCCGACCTCGTGGTGCACGTCGTGGACGGCTCGCACGCCGACCCTACGGGCCAGATCAGTGCCGTACGCGAGGTGCTGGCCGAGGCCGGGGCGGGCGACCTGCCGGAGATCGTGGCGATCAACAAGGCCGACCTCGCCGACCCGATCGAGCTGGCCCGGTTGCAGACCCTGGTGCCTCGTTCCGTCGTGGTCTCCGCGCGTACCGGCGCGGGCATACCCGAACTCCTGGAGATGATCGGTGCCGAGCTACCCCATCCCGAGGTCGAGGTGAGTGCGCTCGTCCCGTACGCCCGCGGGGACCTGGTGGCGAAGGTGCACGAACACGGCGAGGTGATCGAGGTCGAGCACACCGCCGACGGCACTCGGTTGCGCGCCCGGGTCGATCCGGGGCTGGCGGCGACCCTGAACGGCTTCGCCACCGCCTGA
- a CDS encoding ATP-dependent DNA helicase: protein MADAARGSADQQRPDHRVRELLHDAVDALAGMERPGQLVMADAVARAIATGEHLVVQAGTGTGKSLAYLVPAFLNPGGRKRPVVVATATLALQAQLVGRDLPQLAEAIEKRLERRPSYAILKGRHNYACLHRVRDGVPDEQGALLERVPSGPLGRQVLELRSWATMQAQTGGEGDRDAAPTHQDRAWAQVAVSSRECLGAQRCPYGGECFAERARERALAADVIVTNHALLAIDALENISVLPDYDVVIIDEAHELAARVTGTASAELSPGMIERAARRAQPFCEGGEADPLEDAGEALRSALASAPLGRVETPSSELAAAVALVRDSARSAWSAFPSEKKDSDAESGRRQARSYVEQIRDVAERVSELSPYDVVWVAERERGGPELRVAPLSVAGLLREKLLAERTCILTSATLKLGGDFDAAARSVGLRPVDRIPDGDGQAGGGTDGAAGEASGSGRKARAGSEMDGDSTGEQDGDSASEGGKDVVEPLPWRALDVGSPFDYGRQAILYVARRLAPPGRGGISPRVLDEVSELVEAAGGATLGLFSSRRAAEEAAAAVRDRLGVEVLCQGEGQLSELHRRFAAEPDTSLFGTLSLWQGLDVPGDACQLVIIDRIPFPRPDDPLTSARQRAVDEAGGNGFMSVAATHAALLLAQGVGRLIRRSSDRGVVAVLDPRLVTARYGTYLRASLPPMWFTGDRDVALGALRRLRSAREQ from the coding sequence ATGGCCGACGCAGCGCGGGGTTCCGCCGACCAGCAACGTCCCGACCACCGCGTGCGAGAGTTGCTCCACGATGCGGTCGACGCCCTCGCCGGCATGGAGCGCCCCGGCCAGTTGGTGATGGCCGATGCGGTCGCCCGGGCGATTGCCACCGGCGAGCACCTGGTGGTCCAGGCGGGCACCGGCACCGGGAAGTCCCTGGCGTACCTCGTGCCGGCGTTCTTGAACCCGGGTGGCCGCAAACGTCCGGTCGTGGTGGCGACCGCGACCCTCGCGCTGCAGGCCCAGCTGGTCGGTCGCGATCTTCCGCAGCTCGCGGAGGCGATCGAGAAGCGGCTCGAACGCCGTCCGTCATACGCCATTCTCAAGGGACGCCACAACTACGCCTGCCTGCACCGTGTGCGCGACGGCGTCCCTGATGAGCAGGGCGCGCTGCTGGAACGCGTGCCGAGCGGTCCGCTCGGCCGGCAGGTGCTGGAGCTTCGGTCGTGGGCGACGATGCAGGCACAGACCGGTGGTGAGGGTGACCGTGACGCCGCACCCACCCACCAGGACCGGGCCTGGGCGCAGGTCGCGGTGTCCTCTCGGGAGTGCCTGGGTGCGCAGCGCTGCCCGTACGGCGGGGAGTGCTTCGCCGAACGCGCCCGCGAACGCGCGCTCGCGGCCGACGTGATCGTCACCAACCACGCGCTCCTCGCGATCGACGCGCTGGAGAACATCTCGGTGCTGCCGGACTACGACGTGGTGATCATCGACGAGGCGCACGAACTCGCCGCCCGCGTGACCGGGACCGCCTCGGCCGAGCTGTCCCCGGGCATGATCGAACGTGCCGCACGGAGAGCACAGCCGTTCTGTGAGGGCGGCGAGGCCGATCCGCTGGAGGACGCGGGGGAGGCGCTGCGCTCGGCGCTGGCGTCCGCCCCGCTGGGCAGGGTGGAGACGCCCAGCTCCGAGCTCGCCGCCGCGGTCGCGCTGGTCCGCGACTCCGCGCGCTCGGCCTGGTCGGCCTTTCCCAGCGAGAAGAAGGACTCCGACGCCGAGTCGGGTCGCCGGCAGGCGCGTTCCTACGTCGAGCAGATCCGTGACGTCGCCGAACGCGTCAGCGAACTGTCGCCGTACGACGTGGTGTGGGTGGCCGAACGCGAGCGCGGCGGTCCGGAGCTTCGGGTGGCGCCGCTGTCGGTCGCGGGGCTGCTGCGGGAGAAGTTGCTCGCCGAACGGACCTGCATTCTCACCTCGGCGACGCTGAAGCTGGGCGGGGACTTCGATGCCGCCGCCCGGTCGGTGGGCCTGCGCCCGGTCGACCGGATCCCGGACGGGGACGGCCAGGCGGGTGGTGGGACCGACGGTGCCGCCGGCGAGGCGAGCGGGTCCGGCCGGAAAGCCCGTGCCGGGAGTGAGATGGACGGCGACTCGACCGGAGAACAGGACGGTGACTCGGCGAGTGAGGGCGGCAAGGACGTCGTGGAGCCGCTGCCGTGGCGCGCCCTGGACGTCGGCTCGCCGTTCGACTACGGCCGGCAGGCGATCCTCTATGTCGCCCGCAGGTTGGCTCCGCCCGGCCGGGGCGGGATCTCTCCGCGGGTCCTGGACGAGGTGAGCGAGCTGGTCGAGGCGGCCGGCGGAGCGACGTTGGGGTTGTTCTCCTCCCGCCGGGCGGCGGAGGAGGCGGCCGCGGCGGTGCGGGACCGGCTGGGAGTCGAGGTGCTCTGCCAGGGCGAGGGGCAGCTGAGCGAGCTGCACCGGAGGTTCGCCGCCGAGCCGGACACGTCGTTGTTCGGAACGCTGTCGCTGTGGCAGGGCCTCGACGTGCCGGGTGACGCCTGTCAGCTCGTGATCATCGACAGGATTCCGTTCCCGCGCCCGGACGATCCGCTGACCTCGGCGCGTCAGCGCGCGGTCGACGAGGCGGGAGGGAACGGCTTCATGTCCGTGGCAGCCACGCACGCCGCGCTTCTGCTCGCGCAGGGGGTGGGCCGCCTGATCCGCAGGTCGAGCGACCGCGGAGTGGTGGCGGTGCTCGACCCGCGCCTGGTCACGGCGCGGTACGGCACCTATCTGCGGGCGTCGCTGCCGCCGATGTGGTTCACCGGCGACCGCGACGTCGCGCTCGGAGCGCTGCGCCGGCTCCGGTCAGCTCGCGAGCAGTAA
- a CDS encoding enolase C-terminal domain-like protein, giving the protein MTSPEHSPEPLAAPPWQAPGSGGTRITRVRTILTAPENITLVVVKIETSDPGLYGLGCATFTQRARAVAEAVDSYLAPQLVGRDPADVTDIASSLFLSSYWRSGPVLNNALSGVDMALWDLKGKQAGLPVWQLLGGRCRSAVPVYGHASGRDAAEVEDGVRAFAEKGYRYVRCQVAVPGALTYGVSAAPGAPDRGPVGSGTGSARAALVPDAWDPDSYLRVVPELFAHLRDKLGESVHLLHDVHERLNPTQAVRLAKALEPFGLFFLEDLLAPEDLGWLPTVRAQAATPLAIGELFTNPAEYVPLVRDRLVDFVRCHISAIGGLTPAWRLANAAELFGIRTAWHGPGDVSPVGHAANLALDLAAPNFGIQEQHVFSETAAEVFPGCPQVRDGHLWPSDTPGLGVDLDEELAARFPPVEPLVRDAWTRTRLPDGTVQRP; this is encoded by the coding sequence GTGACCTCCCCCGAGCACAGCCCCGAACCCCTCGCCGCCCCGCCCTGGCAGGCCCCCGGAAGCGGAGGGACGCGGATCACCAGGGTGAGGACCATCCTCACCGCGCCGGAGAACATCACCCTCGTCGTGGTGAAGATCGAAACCTCCGACCCGGGGCTCTACGGCCTGGGCTGCGCGACGTTCACCCAGCGTGCCCGCGCGGTCGCGGAGGCGGTCGACTCCTACCTCGCCCCCCAGCTGGTCGGTCGGGACCCCGCCGACGTCACCGACATCGCGAGCTCGCTGTTCCTGAGCTCGTACTGGCGGTCGGGCCCGGTGCTCAACAACGCGCTGTCCGGTGTCGACATGGCGCTGTGGGACCTGAAGGGCAAGCAGGCCGGGCTGCCCGTGTGGCAGCTGCTGGGCGGTCGGTGCCGCAGCGCGGTCCCGGTCTACGGGCACGCATCGGGCCGGGACGCGGCGGAGGTCGAGGACGGCGTACGCGCGTTCGCGGAGAAGGGCTACAGGTACGTCCGCTGCCAGGTCGCGGTGCCGGGCGCGCTCACGTACGGCGTGTCCGCGGCACCCGGCGCTCCCGACCGCGGGCCGGTGGGCTCGGGCACGGGGTCGGCCCGGGCGGCCCTGGTGCCCGACGCCTGGGATCCGGACTCCTACCTGCGGGTCGTACCGGAGCTGTTCGCCCACCTGCGAGACAAGCTGGGCGAGAGCGTCCACCTGCTGCACGACGTGCACGAACGGCTGAACCCCACGCAGGCTGTCCGGCTGGCCAAGGCGCTGGAGCCGTTCGGGTTGTTCTTCCTGGAGGACCTGCTGGCGCCGGAGGACCTCGGCTGGCTGCCGACGGTGCGGGCGCAGGCCGCCACGCCGCTGGCGATCGGCGAGTTGTTCACCAACCCGGCGGAGTATGTGCCGTTGGTACGGGACCGGCTGGTCGACTTCGTACGCTGTCACATCTCCGCGATCGGCGGACTGACGCCGGCCTGGCGACTCGCCAACGCCGCGGAGCTGTTCGGGATCCGGACCGCCTGGCACGGCCCGGGCGACGTCTCCCCCGTGGGCCATGCCGCCAACCTCGCCCTCGACCTCGCCGCGCCGAACTTCGGCATCCAGGAGCAGCACGTCTTCAGCGAGACCGCGGCGGAGGTGTTCCCCGGGTGCCCGCAGGTGCGGGACGGCCACCTGTGGCCGAGCGACACACCCGGACTGGGCGTCGACCTGGACGAGGAACTCGCGGCGCGGTTCCCGCCGGTGGAGCCGCTGGTCAGGGACGCCTGGACGCGTACCCGGCTGCCGGACGGCACCGTGCAACGTCCGTGA
- the nrdR gene encoding transcriptional regulator NrdR, with the protein MHCPFCRHPDSRVVDSRTADDGAAIRRRRQCLDCERRFTTVEQVTLAVVKRSGVTEPFSREKVITGVRKACKGRPVTEDSLAQLAQRVEETIRSTGSAEIPSHEVGLAILGPLRELDEVAYMRFASVYRSFDSLADFESEIAVLRAEHDETVPEPRPGRQPSRS; encoded by the coding sequence ATGCACTGCCCGTTCTGCCGGCATCCAGACAGTCGCGTGGTCGACAGCCGCACCGCCGATGACGGAGCCGCCATCCGTCGTCGGCGCCAGTGCCTGGACTGCGAGCGCCGGTTCACCACGGTCGAGCAGGTAACGCTCGCGGTGGTCAAGCGCAGTGGCGTCACCGAGCCGTTCAGCCGCGAGAAGGTCATCACCGGGGTCCGCAAGGCGTGCAAGGGCCGCCCGGTCACCGAGGACTCCCTCGCGCAGTTGGCACAGCGGGTGGAGGAGACGATCCGGTCCACCGGTTCGGCGGAGATCCCCTCCCACGAGGTGGGTCTCGCCATTCTCGGCCCGCTTCGGGAGCTCGACGAGGTGGCCTACATGCGCTTCGCCAGCGTCTATCGCAGCTTCGACTCCCTGGCCGACTTCGAGTCCGAGATCGCGGTGCTGCGTGCCGAACACGACGAGACGGTGCCCGAGCCACGGCCGGGCCGGCAACCCAGCCGGTCCTAG
- a CDS encoding rhomboid family intramembrane serine protease codes for MGLKALIGLIGLMWVSEIADMLLGHHLDTYGIQARETEGLLGIAFAPFLHAGFGHLISNTIPLLMLGAIIAVAGAARLLLVTGLIALVSGLGTWLTSPPGSVTIGASGVVFGYASYLIARGIFSRSLGQLLIGLVVILVWGGALLGGLLPQAGISWQGHLFGAIGGVLTAGLLSDGRRRQPTVPGYRY; via the coding sequence ATGGGTCTGAAGGCGCTCATCGGCCTGATCGGGCTGATGTGGGTGAGCGAGATCGCCGACATGCTGCTCGGCCATCACCTGGACACCTACGGCATCCAGGCGCGCGAGACCGAGGGGCTGCTCGGCATCGCGTTCGCGCCGTTCCTGCACGCGGGCTTCGGCCACCTGATCTCCAACACCATCCCGCTGCTGATGCTGGGCGCGATCATCGCGGTGGCCGGCGCGGCCCGGCTCCTGCTGGTCACCGGACTGATCGCGCTGGTCAGCGGCCTCGGCACCTGGCTGACGTCGCCACCTGGATCGGTGACGATCGGCGCGAGCGGTGTGGTGTTCGGCTACGCGTCCTACCTCATCGCCCGCGGCATCTTCAGCCGCAGTCTCGGGCAGTTGCTGATCGGCCTGGTGGTCATCCTGGTGTGGGGCGGTGCGTTGCTGGGCGGACTGTTGCCCCAGGCCGGCATCTCCTGGCAGGGGCATCTGTTCGGCGCCATCGGCGGCGTGCTCACCGCGGGTCTGCTCAGCGACGGCCGACGCCGTCAGCCGACCGTCCCGGGCTACCGATACTGA